The genomic DNA ATCCTCATGTGTAGAAACTGGTAGGGGTAGTCCTACAGACAGCAAAGTACTTTGTGGTAGTTTCTCCTCAATTTGTCTCAACATTGCCTCAAGTTCCACTCTTGGGCTGGTTTGTAAACCAAGACACTGTGCAATACCATTTGCGTCGGTACTCCACCGTTCAGTAAGTTGAATGCGATAGCCTGAAGTTTGGGAAAGCAGTTCGTAAGAGTGAAAGTGCATGGGGTCTCCGAGACGGGGAGCTTGAATATGCTCAAAGGAGAATTCCCGTTTCATGTAATCAATAAGGCAATCTTGAACTACTAGAACAAGATGTTTGCTGAGATGTTCAAATGTGTGAATTTTATGGTGGAGTTGCATCAAGATTGTCTTCGCAGTCATTTTCCAGTTCATACCAAAGCCTTTTGCCGATGCAACATCTACATCTCTTACGGGCAAACCATGATTTTGAAGAAAGCGTTGTCGTTCAGGCCAGACTGTACCAGTGGTGTCGAGCGTTTGCAATTCTATGCCAATAAAATCAATAACTTTTCCCAAACGTACAGATGCAAGGCAGTAATCAATGCTACCTCCAGGCACTGAAATTTCAGGAACAATCCGAAGTTCATTACCGGGTTGATGTAGTGTCAATAAATGAAGACAATCAATAAAGATTTGGCTGCGTTCAAGAAGTCGAAAGGGGCAAATGATGATGTTTCGCGATTCTCTCCCATAAGAGACGGAGCAGGTGCCAATAGTAATATCAGGCTCACTTTTCCGATTTTTGAGGCATTTGCGAGCTAAAAATGGACAGGTTTGACCAGATACAATCTCACTCCAAGAAAGTGATTGGTTAGTAGGATGTCCGTACAATTCAGTAACTTTAGTCATAGAAGCAGTCCACACCTTTCACGAGCAACAGCAATGTATTCATCTGAGATATCAATTCCAATCGATCTACGTTCTAGTTGAAATGCAACAAGGTTTGTTGTACCTGTACCCATAAATGGATCTAGGACAACGCCATCTTTTGGACAGGTTGCCAGAATTGGAATTTTACAGAGATCTTCTGGGTACGGTGCAAAGTGCAGTGTTCGCTTTTGAGTATCCTCCGGAATAATGTCCCAAACATCACCGGGTTTACTGCCGTTAGGGTGATATCTGAGAAAGTAGAAACCGCGTTCGGCGAGTTCACGGGCTCGTCCAGAAACTCTTGCCGAATCAGAATGCGTGGTTCGTTGCTGACCGCGAATAATCATGCGAAAATCAGAGATTTTACCGACGCGGACTTCTTCTAAGACTTCATTAAGAGCTTTTAGTGCGTTGGTACGTTCGGACTCGTTAAGTGCTGTAGATAATTCAATTTGTCGGCGATAGCGTATACCAGAAACACCCGTCGCAGAAACTACGGAACCATTCACAACTTTGGCTTGTCTGGGCTTTGAGCGGATTGCATCAACATCATAAAAGTAGCGATTTGTTTTGACAAAATGGAAGACAGGTTCATATATGTTTCGCAGCTTGTCTTTCGCATTGTCGGGTGAGCCTTTTACTTTATTCCAAATAACATTGTTGCGAAGAAGCCAACCCTGTCTATCGGTCATTGCAAGTGCAACTCGCCAAGGTATACCAATTAGAGATTTACGCTGATACGCATCTCCGATATTTAGCCAAAAAGAGCCTGTAGGTTTAAGAATGCGTTTAAGTTCGGAAAAAATTGCAAGCAAAGTATTAATATAGTCTTCCCATTTACCCTCAAGCCCAATTCCTCCATTAATGTAAGCTCTTTGACCCCAATAAGGCGGAGATGTTATTACACAATCAATGCTATCAGAAGGAAAGAGTTTTAAAAGCCCATAAGTGTCACCCTGTAAAAACAGTGGTATACGATCTGATGAGGTTAGATAATCTTTGACCGCACCCAAGGCTTTTAAAGGTTCGTTCTCCTCGGTCATGGCTACACCTGAACATTTCATCATACCACTATACTTGAATTCGGGTATTTTTTGGTGCAAACGTTTATTACTTAAAGAACTTACTACGTAATTATGTAACTATAGGGCACCTAACCAGTTCGACCGTAATGTTCGGTTTTTATCCACGGCGATCGCTCTCGTTTCACGCACAAACTTAATGTCGTCACAATCATCACTGGAATCCAATGTATCATGTAGAGAGAGCCTTGAATTGTTGCCCAAAGCAAAGACCATCCTCGTATACCTTGAAATTGGTAAACGCCAGCCATAAAACCTACTGTCAGAATGATGCTGAGTAGTGTTTGCAGTGGCAATAAAATCGGGTAATGGCTGTAAAATATTGTCCAGATCAAGTCAGGAATAAGCCCAATCGGGAGCAGAAATTGCAATAGATAAAACAATAGTAAATCAATTTCTTTCGCCCAACCTAGTGTCAGGATTTGGGGGAAATAATCCAGATAACGCTGATAGCCACCTTCTGCCCAACGGCAATGTTGACGCCAAAGATTTCTCCAAGTAGTTACGCCTTCTTCCTGAATGGCTGGATTCGTGACAAAAGCAAGTTCAGCGCCTGCCAGGTAAAGTTTAAAGGTAAGATCCAGATCCTCTGTGCCTGTGTCCTCGTTCCAACCGTTACATTTTTCTAGTAGTTCCCGACGCACTAACATTCCATTACCCCGTAGCTCAGACATTCCGGCAACGGCAATGCGATGAATTTGTAGAAAACAATCACAACTCATTTCCATTTGCTGACAGCGAGTTAAGAAATTCGTATCAGCATTAGAAATACTTTTTCGTACTTGCACCGCACCGATCGCCCTATCCTGAAATAAGGGTACAATTTCCCCCAAGAAATTCGCAGGAACCAGAGCATCGGCATCGCAAATTAGCACAATCTCTCCTTGGGTAGAGGCAAAAACGGCATTTAGCGCCCCTGCTTTACCGCCTTTCGATGCGCGTCGATGCACCTGTAATGTGGGAAATTGAGTTTGTAATTTGCTTAAAATCTGGGGGGTTGCATCGGTACTGCCATCATCAATAATCCAAATATCTAGGCGATCGCTTGGATAATTCAATTGGAATAAGCTATGAACTAAATCGGCTAAAACTGCACTTTCATTCTTCGCGGGAACCAAAATCGACACGGTGGGCAAATAAGCAATATCCTCGCTTGCCACAGAAATCGGTTTTGCCATCAGCATCCGTACCGTTTGAACGGACAGGAGTGCTGTTAATCCTACAATTAGCCACTGCAAATCCGATCGCCAGTGCAGCAAACTCACCATACCCCAGACAAGTAAAACTACCAGAGTTGCTTTGAAACGACGATCGCGATCGACGCTAATATCATTACTTGACCGATAGTTACTTATTCCCACTTTACTGGCTATCTCTTTCCGTTGGTTGTTTGCGCCAGCGACGCCACAGCAGCATTGCAATTAACCCCAACAGGAAGCCGCCTACCCCTGCGGCGATCGCCATAACGCGACCTATGCGCTGTGTACCGTTCAGTACCGGATTATCCAGTAAGTTGGCAGAAAAATGCAGCGATTGGATCGTCCATTTTTCCTGAAACTTTTGCAGGACTGCTGTCCACCGCATCGCCATCGTAGCCTGATTGCCATCCCGGAAAGAAAAAGTGGCGATCGCATCTCCGTAAGAAATCGCCGTCTCCGGGGAAAGGAACCTTCTGGGATCGTCCACCTTAACTTCCATTGCGATCTTTGCGATCGAACTGGAAAACTGCTGATTCCAGTACTTCTCAAAATCCTGCACCTTATGGAAAACGCGGTTATCGACCGTTGTAATCGTGAAATTTGGATGTAAGTAAGGCTCAATTTTGGAAAAATCGCGAGAATTGAGAGCTTGCACAGCCATCTCCCGCGTGCGAATTATCGCATTAATGTCCTGTTGGCTGACATCTGCCAGAGCGCATTGCGGCAAATTCCAAATTGCCAGCACGAGCAAAATGCTCCAAAGTAGCTGCGTGCATTTATGGCTTATCTGTCTCTGTTTCGTCATGTAGGGTTAGTTTCTCGCTGACCATCGGCGATCGCTTTCTAGATTCGCAACTTATAGAGATAAACCACTACTTGCTATACATTACGTTACATTTAGCGATAATTTATGGAAATACGATCGTAAACTGGCTAGGCTTCAAACTGCTATATGGACTTCCAACTGGTATACAGTCAAATATTCATCCAATTACTCCTGGGACTCGTCTCTGTCATCTTTGCGGAACTGGTGCGGGATGTCTACCACCTCGCGGGACATTATTGGAAACCGTTACAGAGCTACCATACCCTGCACCACAAAGCTTATCGTCGCGATTTGAGCATGACGAGCTTAGAAATGTACAAGAAAGCCCAGTGGTACAACGATGTGCCCGAAGCCCTAGTTATGGTGGGGTCAACTGCTCTAGTCGCAGGACTGGCTCAGAACTATGGAATGTGGCTCGGCTGTCTCTATTCTCTGATGTTCCTGATTCCTGCGATCGCTCGTTCCCAAGGGCTGCTCCTCCAAACCGATTTAACCCATAAACCTGGGGATTTGGTGGAAATTCCGTCGCGATGGACGGTGAATCGTACTTATCATTGGCGACACCATTTCGATCAAGGCAATGCCTACTTTTGCGGTTACTTTACCGTAGTAGACAAGGTATTGGGAACGAGTTTATCTCTCAAAGGAAAAGTGGTAGCAATTACCGGAGCCTCCGGCACTCTGGGACAGGCGTTGATGGAGGAATTGTCGCTTCAGGGAGCTAAAATAGTCGCGTTAACTACTAGCAAAGATGCACAATTTAAGCCGGGAATTGAAGTTTTGCAGTGGCAGTTAGGGGCTGAGGCAGACTTGATGACCCGTCTGAAAAGCGTTGATATTTTGATTGTTAACCACGGTGTAAATGTGTACGGAGATCGCTCTCCTGAAGCCATCCAAAAGTCTTATGAAATCAACACTTTTTCCGCACTGAAATTAGCT from Aerosakkonema funiforme FACHB-1375 includes the following:
- a CDS encoding NotI family restriction endonuclease, translated to MTKVTELYGHPTNQSLSWSEIVSGQTCPFLARKCLKNRKSEPDITIGTCSVSYGRESRNIIICPFRLLERSQIFIDCLHLLTLHQPGNELRIVPEISVPGGSIDYCLASVRLGKVIDFIGIELQTLDTTGTVWPERQRFLQNHGLPVRDVDVASAKGFGMNWKMTAKTILMQLHHKIHTFEHLSKHLVLVVQDCLIDYMKREFSFEHIQAPRLGDPMHFHSYELLSQTSGYRIQLTERWSTDANGIAQCLGLQTSPRVELEAMLRQIEEKLPQSTLLSVGLPLPVSTHEDVADDS
- a CDS encoding YybH family protein — its product is MTKQRQISHKCTQLLWSILLVLAIWNLPQCALADVSQQDINAIIRTREMAVQALNSRDFSKIEPYLHPNFTITTVDNRVFHKVQDFEKYWNQQFSSSIAKIAMEVKVDDPRRFLSPETAISYGDAIATFSFRDGNQATMAMRWTAVLQKFQEKWTIQSLHFSANLLDNPVLNGTQRIGRVMAIAAGVGGFLLGLIAMLLWRRWRKQPTERDSQ
- a CDS encoding bifunctional sterol desaturase/short chain dehydrogenase, which produces MDFQLVYSQIFIQLLLGLVSVIFAELVRDVYHLAGHYWKPLQSYHTLHHKAYRRDLSMTSLEMYKKAQWYNDVPEALVMVGSTALVAGLAQNYGMWLGCLYSLMFLIPAIARSQGLLLQTDLTHKPGDLVEIPSRWTVNRTYHWRHHFDQGNAYFCGYFTVVDKVLGTSLSLKGKVVAITGASGTLGQALMEELSLQGAKIVALTTSKDAQFKPGIEVLQWQLGAEADLMTRLKSVDILIVNHGVNVYGDRSPEAIQKSYEINTFSALKLAELFLSTVTESDHKAIKELWINTSEAEVNPALSPLYELSKRTLGDLITLRRLDAPCIIRKLILGPFKSQLNPYGVMSARWVSWAIVALAKRDFRNIIVTINPISYIAFPIKEFFQSLYFRLFTSAHTQVK
- a CDS encoding DNA-methyltransferase, whose protein sequence is MTEENEPLKALGAVKDYLTSSDRIPLFLQGDTYGLLKLFPSDSIDCVITSPPYWGQRAYINGGIGLEGKWEDYINTLLAIFSELKRILKPTGSFWLNIGDAYQRKSLIGIPWRVALAMTDRQGWLLRNNVIWNKVKGSPDNAKDKLRNIYEPVFHFVKTNRYFYDVDAIRSKPRQAKVVNGSVVSATGVSGIRYRRQIELSTALNESERTNALKALNEVLEEVRVGKISDFRMIIRGQQRTTHSDSARVSGRARELAERGFYFLRYHPNGSKPGDVWDIIPEDTQKRTLHFAPYPEDLCKIPILATCPKDGVVLDPFMGTGTTNLVAFQLERRSIGIDISDEYIAVARERCGLLL
- a CDS encoding glycosyltransferase, with the protein product MGISNYRSSNDISVDRDRRFKATLVVLLVWGMVSLLHWRSDLQWLIVGLTALLSVQTVRMLMAKPISVASEDIAYLPTVSILVPAKNESAVLADLVHSLFQLNYPSDRLDIWIIDDGSTDATPQILSKLQTQFPTLQVHRRASKGGKAGALNAVFASTQGEIVLICDADALVPANFLGEIVPLFQDRAIGAVQVRKSISNADTNFLTRCQQMEMSCDCFLQIHRIAVAGMSELRGNGMLVRRELLEKCNGWNEDTGTEDLDLTFKLYLAGAELAFVTNPAIQEEGVTTWRNLWRQHCRWAEGGYQRYLDYFPQILTLGWAKEIDLLLFYLLQFLLPIGLIPDLIWTIFYSHYPILLPLQTLLSIILTVGFMAGVYQFQGIRGWSLLWATIQGSLYMIHWIPVMIVTTLSLCVKRERSPWIKTEHYGRTG